The following are from one region of the Littorina saxatilis isolate snail1 linkage group LG2, US_GU_Lsax_2.0, whole genome shotgun sequence genome:
- the LOC138958742 gene encoding uncharacterized protein produces the protein MPPKRRAAAGVASATAKLRRPTRGPIRAQAQPVDVAPLGARQQPAAPPAAAPDPALVQAVTQAVLQALVAQESAAELPEDPVMNVIDNAVTDITGTYPPVTLGQSHFISSSSPVTATISGKLKDQIWQGQFIDLHDQLEDPANEPPLFAFDPTSPTGLYLQKRPKMKPQMDPTTWTLAWNRFSAIVTARRPEIAPGLAHHMEVVVKMAGKRGDWSFYDAQFRRLIERGEAIWGTTHLELYMNATMASHPTSLGLTNSLPRTSQQVPIPSGACFSFHKSGECSAGTQCSYQHQCFNAGCRAFHPITHCPKPVTHPFSILPRFSNNRGRGNRSQEFQFGSQPQQSFQPRFSRPAHDT, from the coding sequence ATGCCTCCTAAGCGCAGAGCTGCCGCTGGTGTTGCCTCGGCTACGGCCAAACTGAGGAGACCAACCCGGGGACCCATCAGGGCTCAAGCACAACCAGTTGATGTCGCCCCCCTGGGAGCCAGGCAACAACCAGCTGCTCCCCCAGCTGCAGCTCCTGACCCGGCGCTTGTCCAAGCGGTCACACAGGCCGTCCTCCAGGCGTTGGTGGCCCAGGAATCTGCCGCTGAGCTCCCCGAGGACCCTGTGATGAACGTGATCGACAACGCCGTCACCGACATAACAGGTACCTACCCTCCCGTAACCCTCGGTCAGTCCCACTTTATATCGTCTTCCAGCCCAGTTACTGCCACTATTTCGGGAAAACTAAAAGACCAAATTTGGCAGGGTCAATTTATTGACCTACATGACCAACTGGAAGATCCCGCTAATGAACCCCCTCTCTTTGCGTTTGACCCGACTTCCCCAACTGGCCTTTATCTACAGAAGCGCCCCAAAATGAAGCCCCAAATGGACCCAACCACATGGACCCTGGCTTGGAACCGTTTTTCTGCCATCGTCACTGCGAGACGGCCTGAGATAGCTCCTGGGCTAGCTCACCACATGGAGGTCGTGGTCAAGATGGCAGGGAAGCGGGGCGACTGGAGTTTTTATGACGCCCAGTTTCGTCGCCTGATCGAGCGAGGGGAAGCCATTTGGGGTACCACTCACTTGGAACTTTATATGAATGCCACGATGGCATCCCACCCAACCTCCCTTGGGCTTACAAACTCCCTCCCTCGTACTTCCCAACAAGTCCCCATCCCCAGCGGGGCATGTTTTTCCTTCCACAAATCAGGTGAATGCTCAGCAGGCACGCAATGTTCTTATCAACATCAGTGTTTTAATGCTGGGTGCAGAGCATTTCACCCAATCACCCACTGCCCCAAACCAGTGACCCACCCCTTTTCAATCCTGCCTCGGTTTTCAAACAACCGCGGTAGAGGCAATCGCTCCCAGGAGTTTCAATTTGGATCACAGCCCCAGCAATCCTTTCAGCCCCGTTTCTCTCGCCCAGCCCACGATACATAA